In a genomic window of Gloeocapsopsis dulcis:
- a CDS encoding alpha/beta fold hydrolase — MISTASFTATKTWTWQGFPICYQTQGTTGPAIVLIHGFGASWWHWRKNIPVLAETCRVYAIDLIGFGGSAKPEPTTEMHYTFETWGQQIADFCQEVVGEPAFLVGNSIGCIAVMQAVVDRPEIARSIALLNCSLRLLHDRKRGTLPWYRRFGAPMVQRLLSVKPIGNFFFNQIAKPKTVRKILLQAYANSDVVTEELVDLLMAPAKDPGAVAVFLAFTAYSSGPLPEDLLPQLPCPAIMLWGTADPWEPFELGQQLANYPQVKEFIPIEGVGHCPQDEAPEKVNPILQAWIAQL; from the coding sequence ATGATTTCTACTGCATCATTCACCGCAACAAAAACTTGGACTTGGCAAGGTTTTCCGATTTGCTATCAAACTCAAGGTACGACAGGACCTGCCATTGTGCTGATTCATGGCTTTGGTGCTTCTTGGTGGCATTGGCGCAAAAACATTCCTGTCCTAGCAGAAACTTGCCGCGTGTACGCCATAGATTTAATTGGCTTTGGTGGTTCTGCCAAACCGGAACCAACCACAGAAATGCATTACACCTTTGAAACTTGGGGGCAGCAAATTGCCGATTTTTGTCAGGAAGTTGTAGGAGAACCTGCTTTTTTAGTGGGTAATTCAATTGGTTGTATTGCAGTGATGCAAGCTGTGGTAGATCGCCCAGAAATTGCTAGAAGTATTGCCCTACTAAACTGTTCGCTGCGCCTGCTGCACGATCGCAAACGGGGGACATTGCCTTGGTATCGCCGCTTTGGTGCACCAATGGTACAACGACTACTCTCAGTCAAACCAATAGGCAACTTTTTCTTTAATCAAATTGCCAAGCCAAAAACCGTACGGAAGATTCTGCTGCAAGCGTATGCTAATTCTGACGTTGTGACTGAGGAACTAGTGGATTTGTTAATGGCACCAGCAAAAGATCCTGGTGCTGTTGCTGTATTTTTAGCATTTACTGCCTATTCTTCAGGACCATTGCCAGAAGATTTGCTACCACAGCTACCATGTCCAGCAATTATGTTGTGGGGAACAGCCGATCCGTGGGAACCATTCGAGTTAGGTCAACAACTGGCTAACTATCCACAAGTGAAGGAGTTTATTCCCATTGAAGGCGTCGGACATTGTCCCCAAGATGAAGCACCGGAAAAAGTCAATCCAATCTTACAAGCATGGATTGCACAGCTTTGA
- the speB gene encoding agmatinase produces MLAQTATEVTPFLGSDVAASYATAQVAILPIPYEATTTYRRGCETGPDAILAASHQVEYYDEELDWETGLEVGIYTHPPIADTRSKAVTSEEMLQITRETVFKLVQDGKFAIALGGEHSITTAIVEAYRQAYPDELFTVVQIDAHGDLRHEYEGSIHNHACVMRRVVEMGLPTVQIGIRAICKEEADLIKEKNLTVFRAREIAAQPNWIENAIAAIPTEKVFLTIDLDGIDPTLIPGVGTPEPGGLNWYALTTFLRGVFNTHQVIGCDVMELAPLADSVVSEFTAAKLVYKLIGYQAKERGGIMNYES; encoded by the coding sequence ATGCTGGCACAAACTGCTACAGAGGTGACACCCTTCCTAGGCTCAGATGTCGCGGCAAGTTATGCTACGGCGCAGGTTGCGATTTTACCCATTCCCTACGAAGCAACAACAACCTATCGTCGTGGCTGTGAAACAGGGCCTGATGCCATTCTCGCAGCATCGCATCAAGTGGAATACTATGATGAAGAACTCGACTGGGAAACAGGACTTGAGGTTGGTATCTACACGCATCCCCCGATTGCTGATACCCGCAGTAAAGCTGTCACCTCCGAGGAGATGTTGCAAATTACTAGAGAAACCGTTTTCAAGCTCGTCCAAGATGGCAAGTTTGCGATCGCCTTGGGAGGCGAACATAGTATAACCACTGCAATTGTGGAAGCATACCGTCAGGCATATCCCGATGAATTATTTACCGTTGTGCAAATTGATGCACATGGAGACTTACGCCACGAGTATGAAGGCTCAATTCATAACCATGCTTGCGTGATGCGGCGTGTTGTTGAGATGGGATTACCTACGGTTCAAATTGGCATTCGAGCAATTTGCAAAGAAGAAGCTGACTTAATTAAAGAAAAAAATCTTACTGTCTTTCGCGCACGAGAAATCGCGGCACAACCAAATTGGATCGAAAATGCGATCGCGGCGATTCCTACAGAAAAGGTATTTCTTACGATTGACTTAGATGGCATTGACCCCACACTGATTCCTGGTGTCGGAACTCCTGAACCAGGTGGCTTAAATTGGTACGCACTCACAACATTTCTGCGTGGTGTGTTTAACACGCACCAAGTCATTGGCTGTGACGTAATGGAATTAGCTCCCCTTGCCGATTCCGTCGTTTCTGAATTCACCGCCGCCAAACTTGTTTACAAACTCATTGGCTATCAAGCAAAGGAGCGAGGGGGAATTATGAATTACGAATCATGA
- the pyrH gene encoding UMP kinase, producing the protein MGKPYRRILLKLSGEALMGNLGYGIDPTIVQEIAAEVAEVVNSGVQVAIVVGGGNIFRGVKASAAGMDRATADYIGMIATVMNALTLQDALERMEVQTRVQTAIAMQEVAEPYIRRRAIRHLEKGRVVIFGAGSGNPFFTTDTTAALRAAEIDAEVIFKATKVDGVYDSDPHKNPDAKRYQTLNYVHVLTQDLRVMDSTAIALCKENNIPILVFDLSVRGNIRRAVAGESIGTLVGGFCEVS; encoded by the coding sequence ATGGGAAAACCTTACCGGCGGATTTTACTCAAACTGAGCGGTGAAGCCTTGATGGGCAACCTGGGCTATGGCATCGACCCAACCATCGTTCAAGAAATTGCGGCAGAAGTCGCAGAAGTAGTAAATAGTGGCGTACAAGTAGCTATTGTAGTAGGTGGTGGCAACATCTTTCGTGGCGTTAAAGCGTCAGCTGCTGGAATGGATCGGGCAACTGCCGACTACATTGGTATGATTGCAACTGTGATGAATGCGCTCACGCTTCAAGATGCCTTGGAACGGATGGAAGTGCAAACACGCGTGCAAACTGCGATCGCCATGCAAGAAGTAGCGGAACCTTATATCCGACGTCGGGCAATTCGCCATCTCGAAAAAGGACGGGTGGTGATTTTTGGCGCGGGTTCTGGAAATCCGTTCTTCACCACTGATACCACAGCAGCTTTAAGAGCTGCTGAAATTGATGCCGAGGTGATTTTTAAAGCCACCAAGGTAGACGGAGTTTACGATTCTGATCCGCACAAAAATCCTGATGCTAAGCGCTATCAAACACTTAACTATGTTCACGTTTTGACTCAGGATCTGCGAGTGATGGATAGTACTGCGATCGCTTTATGTAAAGAAAACAATATTCCGATTCTTGTCTTTGACCTCTCGGTACGGGGTAACATCCGCCGAGCGGTGGCAGGAGAATCTATCGGAACCCTTGTGGGAGGTTTCTGTGAAGTTAGCTGA
- the frr gene encoding ribosome recycling factor, translating to MKLAEAESTMQKAVDATQRAFNTIRTGRANASLLDRVMVEYYGTPTSLKSLANISTPDATTITIQPYDRSSLNLIEKAISMSDVGLTPNNDGSMIRLNIPPLTSDRRKEFVKLAAKYAEEGRVSIRNIRRDALDTIRKQEKNSEVSEDEAKDLQDQLQKLTNKYTSKIDELLTEKEKDITTV from the coding sequence GTGAAGTTAGCTGAAGCTGAGAGTACAATGCAAAAAGCCGTTGATGCAACGCAACGAGCTTTCAATACAATCCGCACTGGTCGCGCTAATGCGAGTTTACTTGACCGCGTCATGGTGGAATACTACGGTACACCAACATCGCTTAAATCACTGGCAAATATCAGTACCCCTGATGCCACAACAATTACTATTCAACCTTATGACCGGAGTAGCCTGAATCTGATTGAGAAGGCAATTTCCATGTCGGATGTCGGATTAACTCCAAACAACGACGGCTCAATGATTCGCCTCAATATTCCTCCGCTGACAAGCGATCGCCGTAAAGAATTTGTGAAACTTGCTGCGAAATATGCTGAGGAAGGGCGCGTTTCAATTCGCAATATTCGCCGCGATGCTCTTGATACGATCCGCAAACAAGAGAAAAACAGCGAAGTCTCAGAAGACGAAGCGAAAGATCTCCAAGATCAACTGCAAAAATTAACGAACAAATACACCAGTAAAATAGATGAGTTACTAACTGAAAAAGAGAAAGACATTACAACTGTTTGA
- a CDS encoding glycosyltransferase family 2 protein, whose product MSTNENLPLVSVIIPAYNAAAFINRTLDFVLTQTYTNIEVLVVDDGSQDCTVDIAQSYVQKDQRVILLQQANQGVAAARNLAIQKSRGEYIAPLDADDIWYPQKLEKQVQCLLNAPSSVGLVYAVSMEIDEEDLIIDKNSIYNRNYQPEGNVYTNLVCINFIGNASAPLIRRSCFEHIGGYNCQLKEQDAQGCEDWDIYLRIAEFYQFRVVPEVLIGYRQVSGSMGSKCKTMIKSYNLVLQDVQQRHPEIPATIYRWSRSFFYNYLSVKSSASGDYCNALLCLYKALESDLFLLLRPATYRITLMLILKIVIKSIFYLILQEKYTWQQLKEKIKRKRSSITIYDIKSRKFNLKYKDFVWKPYDVVLLHRGLKILKISQEVDFKLKAKAY is encoded by the coding sequence ATGAGCACAAACGAGAACCTTCCTTTAGTCTCAGTCATTATTCCTGCATATAATGCAGCAGCTTTTATCAACAGAACTTTAGACTTTGTATTAACTCAAACATACACAAATATTGAAGTTTTAGTTGTTGATGATGGTTCACAAGATTGTACTGTTGACATCGCTCAATCCTATGTTCAAAAGGATCAACGTGTTATTTTGTTGCAGCAAGCCAATCAAGGAGTTGCAGCAGCTCGCAATTTAGCAATTCAAAAATCACGCGGAGAATATATAGCACCTCTTGATGCTGATGATATTTGGTATCCTCAAAAACTTGAAAAACAAGTACAGTGCTTATTAAATGCGCCTTCGTCGGTAGGGTTAGTCTATGCTGTGTCAATGGAAATTGATGAGGAAGATTTAATTATAGATAAAAACTCTATCTACAACCGTAATTATCAACCAGAAGGAAATGTTTACACAAATTTAGTGTGTATAAATTTCATTGGTAATGCTAGTGCACCGCTTATTCGCCGTAGTTGCTTTGAACATATTGGCGGATATAACTGCCAATTAAAAGAACAAGATGCTCAAGGATGCGAAGACTGGGATATTTATTTACGTATTGCTGAATTTTATCAGTTTCGAGTAGTACCAGAAGTTTTAATTGGGTATCGCCAAGTAAGCGGCAGTATGGGTAGCAAGTGTAAAACAATGATTAAATCGTATAATTTAGTTTTACAAGACGTCCAGCAACGGCACCCAGAGATTCCTGCTACTATCTACCGCTGGTCTAGAAGCTTTTTTTATAACTATTTATCAGTAAAAAGCTCTGCTTCTGGAGATTATTGTAATGCTCTACTTTGCTTATATAAAGCTTTGGAATCAGATTTATTTCTCTTATTGCGTCCTGCAACATATAGAATTACTTTAATGTTGATTCTAAAAATTGTCATCAAGTCTATATTTTACTTAATTCTTCAAGAGAAATATACCTGGCAACAGTTAAAAGAAAAGATTAAGAGGAAAAGAAGTAGTATCACAATTTACGACATCAAAAGCAGAAAATTCAATTTAAAGTATAAGGATTTTGTCTGGAAGCCCTATGACGTTGTTTTGTTGCATAGAGGGCTAAAAATTTTAAAAATTAGTCAAGAAGTAGATTTTAAATTGAAAGCAAAAGCTTATTAA
- a CDS encoding ABC transporter ATP-binding protein, protein MKETNAPKSLIPLLKLYSWAIPVIIVLGTLSSLAEGLGISLFVPFLQSVSHTSSQAHSQNLLVGFLNQIFGDLSFNTRLFIIPICIFASILLKNCLVYGNTILFSWLNWQISDRLRKGIYKQLLSVSFNYLERNQSGRFLSVLDKETWQTSQALAVFISLITSACTIVVFVILLFLISWQLTILVAVAMLLISLSVQSVTRQVKSVGKQAARANAAFVSRALEGLSGMKVIRAFGRESYEQERFEQASQEVCAAFRRLDVISGAVNPFSEVLSTALLTGILIVALQDQSNLPTLLTFIFMLYRLQPQMKIFDSARVNLGGLTGSVEQVMELLNRADKTYISSGKLSFKGLKQAIAFNCVTFRYDPLEKPVLQQISITIPRGRTTAIVGPSGAGKSTLIGLLCRFYDVTTGDIYVDGEPLKQLNLADWRSRIAIVSQDTHLFSSTITENIAYGRLDATTDEIIAAAKLAHAHDFILELPQGYETKVGDRGVRLSGGQRQRLALARAIICNPEILILDEATNALDSISEHLIQEVLQSFGQNRTVIVIAHRLSTIEQADQIIVMEKGRVREKGSIQSLLQLNGLFAQLYHLQHNTVPT, encoded by the coding sequence GTGAAAGAGACAAATGCCCCTAAATCGCTAATACCCCTACTCAAATTGTATTCATGGGCAATTCCAGTCATTATTGTTTTAGGTACTTTATCTTCTTTGGCAGAAGGATTAGGAATTAGCTTATTTGTCCCTTTTCTTCAAAGTGTATCTCATACGAGTTCTCAAGCCCATAGTCAAAATTTGTTGGTAGGATTTCTCAATCAAATATTTGGGGATTTATCATTCAATACTCGTCTTTTTATTATACCTATATGCATTTTTGCCAGCATTCTTTTAAAAAATTGTCTTGTGTATGGCAACACAATTCTTTTTTCTTGGTTAAACTGGCAGATTAGCGATCGCCTAAGAAAAGGTATTTATAAACAGCTTCTTAGTGTCAGTTTTAACTATTTAGAACGCAATCAGTCTGGTAGATTTTTGAGCGTCTTGGACAAAGAAACATGGCAAACCAGTCAAGCTTTAGCAGTATTCATTAGCTTGATTACGAGTGCTTGCACAATTGTTGTTTTTGTCATACTCCTGTTTTTAATTTCTTGGCAACTGACTATCTTAGTTGCTGTCGCTATGTTATTGATTTCATTGAGTGTCCAATCTGTAACCCGTCAAGTCAAAAGTGTAGGTAAACAAGCTGCACGTGCTAACGCGGCTTTTGTTAGTCGAGCACTAGAAGGGTTGAGCGGCATGAAAGTTATTCGCGCTTTTGGACGCGAATCTTATGAACAGGAGCGTTTTGAGCAAGCGTCGCAGGAAGTTTGTGCTGCTTTTAGAAGGCTTGATGTCATCTCTGGAGCTGTTAATCCCTTTTCTGAAGTACTATCTACAGCTTTGTTGACAGGTATTTTGATAGTAGCATTGCAAGATCAGAGTAACTTACCAACATTGTTGACATTCATTTTTATGCTCTATCGCTTACAACCTCAAATGAAGATTTTTGATAGTGCGCGTGTCAATCTAGGAGGTTTAACTGGTTCTGTAGAGCAGGTGATGGAGCTTTTAAACCGTGCTGATAAAACATATATTTCTTCTGGTAAGTTGTCATTCAAAGGTTTGAAACAAGCGATCGCCTTCAACTGTGTTACCTTTCGCTACGATCCTCTAGAAAAACCTGTCTTACAACAAATTTCAATTACTATTCCACGCGGAAGAACTACAGCGATCGTTGGTCCTTCAGGTGCGGGGAAATCAACACTTATTGGCTTACTTTGCCGCTTTTATGATGTAACTACAGGAGACATTTATGTAGATGGCGAACCACTAAAGCAACTCAATCTTGCTGACTGGCGTAGCCGAATCGCAATTGTTAGCCAAGATACTCATCTTTTTAGCTCAACAATCACAGAAAATATCGCCTATGGTCGATTAGATGCGACAACAGATGAAATCATAGCAGCAGCGAAGCTTGCCCATGCTCACGACTTTATTCTTGAACTTCCTCAAGGTTACGAAACTAAAGTAGGCGACAGAGGAGTTCGGCTATCAGGAGGACAGCGACAGCGTCTTGCTTTAGCGCGTGCTATCATTTGCAACCCTGAAATTTTGATTCTTGATGAGGCTACTAACGCACTCGACAGTATTTCAGAACATCTCATTCAAGAGGTATTGCAGAGTTTTGGTCAAAATCGCACTGTGATTGTCATTGCGCATCGTTTGTCTACTATTGAACAAGCCGATCAAATTATCGTGATGGAGAAAGGACGAGTTAGAGAAAAAGGTAGTATTCAGTCTCTATTGCAACTCAACGGACTTTTTGCCCAGCTTTATCACCTACAACACAACACTGTTCCTACTTGA
- a CDS encoding geranylgeranyl reductase family protein, whose product MYDCIIVGAGPAGGTAAYHLAKRGHSVLVLEKESLPRYKPCGGGVSPAIAKWFDFDFSPAISTKVNTIRYTWKMGDPVQAKLQTPEPMWMVRRDVFDHFLVQQAQKQGAELRDNTEVKSIQFKSDHWQVDTANGSVTGRYIIAADGAKGPMAKWLGFKDRKRRLAGALEAEAPAKVEDGHIAHFEFGMVKNGYIWNFPKADGYSIGVGTFIGGEPQDFKGILSEYGNLFGLDIKTCKQYGHALCLWNGNQKLHTQNAVLAGEAACVVDPLTAEGIRPSIFSGVKAAEAINRAIAGDINALEQYSQAISDEWGTDMAWAQKLAGVFYRVPGIGYKVGVKRPTATQRMGQILCGEMSYSDVAGRALKRLSGSLIPGMGG is encoded by the coding sequence ATGTATGATTGCATAATTGTTGGTGCTGGACCTGCTGGCGGTACAGCAGCTTATCATTTAGCAAAACGGGGTCATTCCGTATTAGTACTGGAAAAAGAATCGTTGCCACGCTACAAACCCTGTGGAGGTGGAGTTTCACCTGCGATCGCCAAATGGTTTGACTTTGATTTTTCTCCAGCTATTTCCACAAAGGTAAATACCATTCGTTACACCTGGAAAATGGGTGATCCAGTGCAAGCCAAATTGCAAACACCCGAACCGATGTGGATGGTACGGCGCGATGTCTTTGACCACTTCCTAGTGCAGCAAGCACAAAAACAGGGAGCAGAACTACGCGATAACACCGAAGTGAAAAGCATTCAGTTCAAAAGCGATCATTGGCAAGTTGACACCGCTAACGGTTCCGTGACAGGTCGCTATATCATTGCGGCAGACGGTGCTAAAGGACCAATGGCAAAGTGGTTAGGCTTTAAAGACCGTAAACGCCGCTTGGCAGGAGCATTAGAAGCAGAAGCGCCAGCTAAGGTCGAAGATGGTCATATTGCCCATTTTGAGTTTGGCATGGTGAAAAACGGCTACATTTGGAACTTTCCTAAAGCTGACGGCTACTCAATCGGTGTAGGTACCTTTATTGGCGGTGAACCTCAAGATTTCAAAGGAATTTTGAGTGAGTATGGTAACTTGTTTGGTTTAGACATTAAAACCTGTAAACAGTACGGTCATGCATTGTGCTTGTGGAATGGCAATCAAAAGCTACATACTCAAAATGCCGTGTTAGCAGGAGAAGCCGCTTGTGTCGTCGATCCACTAACTGCAGAAGGAATTCGCCCATCGATTTTTAGTGGTGTCAAAGCTGCTGAAGCAATTAATCGGGCGATCGCGGGTGACATTAATGCCCTAGAGCAATACTCGCAAGCGATCAGCGACGAATGGGGCACTGATATGGCGTGGGCACAAAAACTAGCCGGAGTATTTTATCGCGTTCCTGGTATTGGCTACAAAGTTGGCGTCAAACGTCCCACAGCTACACAACGCATGGGTCAAATCCTTTGTGGTGAAATGAGTTATAGTGATGTCGCCGGTCGCGCCCTCAAGCGCCTCAGCGGAAGCTTAATTCCAGGCATGGGAGGATAG
- a CDS encoding carbonic anhydrase, whose product MKKLIQGIHSFQTNYVSTHREMFELLSQGQHPRILFITCSDSRIDPNLITQAEPGEMFIIRNAGNIIPPYGATNGGECAAVEYAIHALGIKEVIVCGHSHCGAMKGLLKLDKLEEEMPSVYQWLRHAEATRRMMKENYQDYEGEKLLQATVEENILTQLENLRTYPVIHSRLHSGQIHLHGWVYHIETGEVLEYDPVRRQFVPPESRLSRSAWLTPEQQQRIYQGSKGHAKGNGKV is encoded by the coding sequence ATGAAAAAGTTAATTCAGGGTATTCATTCGTTTCAAACCAATTATGTGAGTACCCACCGCGAGATGTTCGAGTTGCTGTCGCAAGGTCAGCATCCACGAATTTTGTTTATTACTTGCTCTGACTCTCGAATAGATCCAAACTTAATCACGCAAGCCGAACCAGGAGAAATGTTTATCATTCGCAACGCTGGTAACATCATTCCGCCTTACGGTGCAACTAATGGTGGTGAATGTGCTGCGGTTGAGTATGCAATTCACGCTTTAGGTATTAAGGAAGTTATTGTATGCGGTCACTCGCACTGTGGTGCAATGAAAGGATTGCTAAAGCTAGATAAGTTAGAAGAAGAAATGCCATCAGTGTATCAATGGCTCAGACATGCTGAAGCAACTCGCCGGATGATGAAGGAAAATTATCAAGATTATGAAGGAGAGAAATTGCTTCAGGCAACTGTCGAAGAGAATATTCTCACTCAATTAGAGAACTTACGCACTTACCCTGTGATTCATTCCCGATTGCACAGTGGTCAAATACACCTGCATGGTTGGGTATATCATATCGAAACAGGAGAAGTTCTTGAATACGACCCTGTACGACGTCAGTTTGTACCACCAGAAAGTCGATTATCCCGATCAGCGTGGTTAACTCCTGAGCAACAACAGCGTATCTACCAAGGTTCAAAAGGTCACGCTAAAGGTAATGGAAAAGTATAG
- a CDS encoding glycosyltransferase family 9 protein: MRVVALVPGGIGDQILFFPTLDDLKHNYPNAQIDVVVEPRAKEAYRICKAVSHVLLFDYQDRNSAADWVNLVGILRDREYDVAISLGQRWFVGLLLWLTGIPTRIGYKGAGNMFLTNSVPLKSQQYAAAMYHDLLQGLGINSPCPELSVNLPSSDLDWAEEEKKRLGIHSSGYVLLGDGYEPTLDQSYPANSWQKIIQDFQQKQPELPLVVFQSPNDGKWSQSNPDVKLTSPPDVGKLTAMIAGADLLLSTEGVPLQLAVAVQTYTIALFGLTEPAKVLPKSDRYIAIKSPSGRIADISPQTVLERIWRG, translated from the coding sequence ATGCGAGTAGTAGCCCTAGTCCCTGGCGGCATCGGCGATCAAATCCTATTTTTTCCCACCCTTGATGACTTAAAACACAATTATCCTAATGCTCAAATTGATGTCGTGGTAGAACCACGCGCCAAAGAAGCATATCGCATCTGCAAGGCAGTATCTCATGTTCTGTTATTCGATTATCAAGATCGCAACAGTGCGGCAGATTGGGTTAACTTAGTTGGTATTTTGCGCGATCGCGAGTATGATGTAGCGATTTCTCTAGGGCAACGTTGGTTTGTTGGTTTATTGTTGTGGTTAACCGGAATTCCTACCCGTATTGGCTACAAAGGTGCAGGTAATATGTTTTTGACTAACTCTGTGCCGCTTAAGTCACAGCAATATGCTGCGGCAATGTACCATGATTTGTTACAAGGGTTGGGAATTAATTCTCCTTGCCCAGAATTAAGCGTTAATTTGCCATCCTCGGATCTTGACTGGGCAGAAGAGGAAAAGAAACGACTGGGAATTCACAGCAGTGGCTATGTTTTACTGGGTGACGGTTATGAGCCAACGCTGGATCAAAGCTATCCAGCTAATAGTTGGCAAAAGATTATCCAGGACTTTCAACAGAAACAGCCAGAACTTCCTTTAGTAGTATTTCAATCTCCAAATGATGGAAAATGGTCACAATCCAATCCTGATGTTAAACTAACATCGCCACCAGATGTTGGTAAGTTAACGGCAATGATTGCTGGAGCAGATTTGTTGCTATCTACTGAGGGTGTACCACTACAGTTAGCAGTTGCTGTGCAAACGTATACCATCGCGCTGTTTGGACTCACAGAACCAGCAAAGGTATTGCCAAAAAGCGATCGCTATATTGCGATTAAATCTCCTAGTGGACGAATCGCGGATATTTCCCCACAGACTGTTTTAGAACGAATTTGGCGTGGCTAA
- a CDS encoding CRR6 family NdhI maturation factor produces the protein MTLAIALHSHHLNTLDLSPAQTAIKNLLQAGTIAAHEQQLRFDIDYPREPDDPRELSEIPEIRLWFIRLDAQYPWLPFLLDWQAGELARYTAMLVPHQFSSKEGIQFNPEALEIFLMHKIFILHDWMQQQSIPSRSRLKSMGQMFGYDLEDTFFEMF, from the coding sequence ATGACGTTGGCGATCGCACTCCATTCACATCACCTCAATACTTTAGATTTGTCTCCGGCGCAAACAGCAATCAAAAACCTACTACAAGCAGGAACAATCGCTGCCCATGAACAACAGTTGCGCTTTGATATAGATTATCCTCGCGAACCTGACGATCCTAGAGAACTTTCAGAAATCCCAGAGATTCGGCTATGGTTTATTCGTTTAGATGCCCAGTATCCTTGGTTGCCATTTTTACTCGATTGGCAAGCAGGGGAACTTGCCCGCTATACTGCTATGCTAGTGCCGCATCAATTTAGCTCGAAAGAAGGCATCCAGTTTAACCCTGAAGCCTTGGAAATTTTCTTGATGCACAAAATTTTTATCTTGCACGATTGGATGCAACAGCAAAGTATCCCCAGTCGATCGCGCCTGAAGTCCATGGGACAAATGTTTGGCTATGATTTAGAGGATACATTCTTTGAAATGTTTTAG